The Gemmatimonadales bacterium genomic sequence ATCCCGATCCCGATGCTGTTGCTGCCCCAGCTCAACTCCGGGCCGAAGTGCGTCTGGGCGCGGGCCGGCTGAACGGCGCCCAGCGCCAGACAGCCGACGGCGACGGCGGACAACAAGCGGATCCGTGCACTCACGGAGCCCCTCCCTTGGAATGTGAGGTTCGCAGAACCACGTTTGGCATCATCCGGTGCGCTCAATATAATGGCACTGCGCCGACCGCTGGAGTGCCCGTGTCCGCATACCCGCGTTTCGATTCGCCGAGCGCCGTGGGCCGCGCGATGTTCGCCGTGGCCACGGTCGTCACGGCGCTGCTGGGCGTCCTCGGCGACGGGCGCTGGCTGGCCGCCTCCGGCGCGTTCGGCATCGCCTGGTGGGCCTGGGACTTCGTCTGGGAGAGCGTGCTCGGGCCGCTCGGCGGCCTGGCCACGGGCGTCCTCGGCGGTAGCGCCGCGGTCGAGGACCCGCCGGACCTCACCCTGGACGACACGATCCGGCTGCTGGAGAGCCACCTCGCCGCCGACGGCGTCCCGCGCCACGTGCAGATCCAGTCGGCGCTGCGCCTCTCGGAGATCTACCGGCTGAGCCGCAACGATCCGGCGAGGGCCGACGCGGTGCTGCAGCGCGTCCGGGAGCGCTGGCCCGACGCGCCGGAACTGAAGGCCCGCTGACGCCGCCTGCCGAAAGAAGAAGGCCGGCGCCCGGGAGCGTCGGCCTCGTGCCTCGGTCGAGCGGAGCCGGCTAGGCCTTCGGCGCCATCTGCTCGTCACGCTCCGCGACCATGCCCCGCAACTCCTTGCTGGGCTTGAACACCGGCACCGGGCGGGCGGCGACCTCCACCGGGTCTCCGGTGCGCGGGTTGCGCGCCATCCGGGTCTTCCGGCTGCGGATCTTGAAGGTGCCGAACCCGCGTATCTCGATGTTCTTCTGCTCGGCGAGCGCGTCCTTCACGGCGTCGAGGAAGCTGTCGACGACGCGGGCACAGTCCTTCTTGCTGATCATCGGGCCGGCCGTGCGCGCGATCTGCGCGGTGACCCGCTCAACCAGGTCGGCCTTGGTCATCAGCTCCTCCCGAATCCGCAGGGTGGCCCCCACAGGGGGCACGGGAGGGCTAATGTGAAAGCTTACTCGTTTAATGTCAAGGGGTTGAGGACATCAAGCGCACAAACTCCGCGAAGTGATGCCTGGCGTCGTGCGGTCCGGGGCTCGCCTCGGGGTGGTATTGGACCGCGAAGATGGGCAATTCGCGGTGCCGGACGCCTTCCACGGTGTGGTCATTGAGGTTACGGTGCGTGACCTCC encodes the following:
- a CDS encoding HU family DNA-binding protein translates to MTKADLVERVTAQIARTAGPMISKKDCARVVDSFLDAVKDALAEQKNIEIRGFGTFKIRSRKTRMARNPRTGDPVEVAARPVPVFKPSKELRGMVAERDEQMAPKA